A stretch of the Bordetella genomosp. 8 genome encodes the following:
- a CDS encoding Lrp/AsnC family transcriptional regulator: protein MSTEALDRTDRKILAELQRDGRLTNQELADRVSLSPSPCLRRVRRLEEEGYIGRYVALVDAEKVGFGLLAYITIRLNKHSGSSHAPMSDFARDVQAWPEVVACYAMTGDMDYLLRIQVRDLAHFSRFAMDTLMQHPAVIDMRSSFALQTLKETTELAL, encoded by the coding sequence ATGTCAACAGAAGCGTTGGATCGGACCGATCGCAAAATCCTGGCCGAGCTGCAGCGGGATGGGCGGCTGACGAACCAGGAACTGGCGGACCGGGTCTCGCTGTCTCCCAGTCCCTGCCTGCGCCGGGTCCGGCGCCTGGAAGAGGAGGGCTATATCGGCCGCTATGTGGCGCTGGTGGACGCCGAGAAAGTCGGATTCGGCCTGCTCGCCTACATCACGATCCGCCTCAATAAGCACAGCGGCTCCAGCCACGCGCCCATGTCGGACTTCGCGCGCGACGTCCAGGCTTGGCCCGAGGTCGTGGCCTGCTACGCGATGACGGGCGACATGGACTATCTACTGCGCATCCAGGTGCGCGACCTGGCCCACTTTTCCCGCTTCGCCATGGATACGCTGATGCAGCACCCTGCCGTCATCGATATGCGCTCCAGCTTCGCGCTGCAGACGCTCAAGGAGACGACCGAGCTGGCGCTGTAA